The following proteins come from a genomic window of Methanospirillum lacunae:
- a CDS encoding ABC transporter substrate-binding protein, which translates to MTLHRIRIGHLSTVYHTAFILMGTDLLEKNQIQAEWTLFPSGPDIIRAMEKGNLDIAYIGLPPFIIGLDRGLQARCVAGGHIEGTVIIAGPSILPLSSFSGMNGFLDQFAGKCIGTPPKGSIHDIIVRNLLSRYGKNTVQVKNYAWADFLHDALEDGEIAAAAGTPALAVAARRYGSAHIVVPAEDIWPFNPSYGIVATDDLISRGNIVPAFIRAHEDACQMIRKNPGECAKIVADTCGFVDKAFVEEAYRISPHYCAALPLEYLNSTDEFSHTLYTLGSTEHCISPDEIFDLTAVNAIHLAGHHYRDGIYEYQRW; encoded by the coding sequence ATGACACTTCATCGAATCCGTATTGGTCATCTTTCAACAGTATACCATACGGCTTTCATTTTAATGGGCACTGATCTGCTGGAAAAAAATCAGATTCAAGCCGAGTGGACTCTTTTTCCATCAGGCCCTGATATAATCAGAGCAATGGAGAAAGGAAACCTTGATATTGCGTATATTGGTCTTCCTCCTTTTATTATAGGTCTGGACCGGGGACTTCAGGCACGATGCGTTGCCGGAGGTCATATTGAAGGCACAGTGATCATTGCGGGTCCTTCTATACTCCCTCTCAGTTCATTTTCTGGCATGAATGGTTTTCTCGATCAGTTTGCAGGAAAATGCATCGGAACCCCTCCAAAAGGTTCTATCCATGATATCATTGTGAGAAATCTTCTTTCCAGATATGGAAAAAACACAGTCCAGGTAAAAAATTATGCATGGGCTGATTTTCTTCATGATGCTCTTGAAGATGGGGAGATAGCAGCAGCAGCAGGAACTCCTGCTCTTGCGGTTGCAGCTCGACGGTATGGCTCTGCACATATTGTTGTTCCTGCCGAGGACATATGGCCGTTCAACCCAAGTTATGGGATTGTTGCAACCGATGATCTGATAAGCCGGGGAAACATTGTTCCAGCATTTATAAGGGCACATGAAGATGCATGCCAGATGATACGCAAAAATCCAGGGGAATGTGCGAAAATTGTTGCAGATACCTGTGGATTTGTTGATAAAGCCTTTGTAGAAGAAGCATATAGGATATCTCCGCATTATTGTGCTGCCCTTCCTTTGGAATATCTCAACTCTACAGATGAGTTTTCTCACACACTCTATACCCTTGGCTCAACTGAACATTGCATCTCTCCGGATGAGATCTTTGATCTGACAGCGGTGAATGCGATTCATCTGGCAGGGCACCATTATCGGGACGGAATTTATGAATATCAGAGGTGGTGA
- a CDS encoding (Fe-S)-binding protein — protein MVWQPPGRDCGACGFSTCVEFSKALITGERSKEDCPYSVTASEHTARTVSYSGVDVTGKEYDFVLKAFPGEPSARKFVVPFRADLVEKWDIKAGDLITGRPAGPGCPLYHALRVLSANPVTGVLECHTVGPLAARSEEPHDVQAYHVHAFEGIAEPIKRPPILGIRQYFLPGYCMIDLAHTALVNMVLQKKDGIHVRVEDIRIL, from the coding sequence ATGGTCTGGCAACCTCCAGGCAGGGATTGTGGTGCATGTGGTTTCTCCACTTGTGTCGAATTTTCAAAGGCTCTCATAACTGGTGAGCGATCAAAGGAAGACTGCCCGTATTCAGTGACTGCATCAGAACATACTGCCAGAACAGTCTCCTATTCCGGAGTTGATGTCACAGGGAAAGAGTATGATTTTGTATTGAAGGCTTTTCCCGGTGAACCATCTGCACGGAAATTTGTGGTGCCATTCAGAGCAGACCTTGTCGAGAAATGGGATATCAAGGCTGGAGATTTAATTACCGGAAGGCCGGCAGGTCCTGGTTGTCCGCTGTATCATGCACTCAGGGTCCTGTCTGCAAATCCGGTAACCGGTGTTCTTGAATGTCACACAGTTGGTCCCCTGGCAGCTCGGTCAGAAGAGCCACATGATGTTCAGGCATACCATGTCCATGCCTTTGAAGGTATTGCAGAGCCGATAAAGCGACCACCGATTCTGGGAATCAGGCAGTATTTCCTTCCTGGTTATTGTATGATCGATCTCGCACACACGGCTCTTGTGAACATGGTTCTTCAGAAAAAGGACGGTATTCACGTCCGTGTGGAGGATATCAGGATTCTCTGA
- a CDS encoding GTP-binding protein: MKLLIVAGPPSVGKTAVIRQVIKELSGEFKPSYLKIDVVRAFEDEELREEFGIPTRKTYSGDVCPDHMGILVLADALAWAVAVESDLLIVESAGLCLRCTPYTTQSFGVVVLSAVSGSKAPLKMAPMIALADVAVVTKVDLVSQAEKEVYREGILSASPEIEIIETNALQGSGLRFLINKIRSFPDVEDAGTVTLRGTSPLGVCTVCIGKKEIGWKNHFGIIRTLDNAEPIYRGD; encoded by the coding sequence ATGAAACTTCTTATTGTCGCAGGACCACCGAGCGTTGGAAAAACTGCAGTTATCAGGCAGGTTATAAAGGAACTCTCTGGAGAATTCAAGCCGTCATACCTGAAGATTGATGTTGTGAGAGCTTTTGAGGATGAAGAACTCCGGGAAGAGTTTGGCATTCCAACCCGTAAAACCTACTCTGGGGATGTCTGTCCTGATCACATGGGTATCCTCGTGCTTGCCGATGCCCTTGCCTGGGCTGTGGCTGTGGAGTCAGACCTGTTAATTGTCGAGAGTGCAGGACTGTGCCTGCGTTGCACACCATATACTACCCAGTCATTTGGTGTAGTGGTTCTCTCGGCAGTATCAGGAAGCAAGGCACCACTCAAGATGGCTCCGATGATTGCTCTTGCTGATGTTGCGGTAGTCACCAAAGTTGATCTTGTTTCACAGGCTGAAAAGGAAGTGTACCGTGAGGGTATTCTCTCTGCTTCTCCAGAAATTGAGATAATTGAGACAAATGCACTGCAGGGATCAGGTCTGCGGTTCCTGATAAACAAGATCAGATCATTCCCTGATGTCGAGGATGCGGGAACTGTTACACTCCGTGGAACTTCGCCACTTGGAGTCTGTACAGTCTGCATCGGTAAGAAAGAGATTGGATGGAAAAATCACTTTGGAATCATCAGAACCCTTGACAATGCAGAACCTATCTACCGGGGTGACTGA
- a CDS encoding ATP-binding cassette domain-containing protein, translating into MESLQNYIITILPGRSRDGQEEFFDRIDIQPGDSVSIVGSTGSGKSAFINDIEVLAQGDTVTRRTIRINGAEPPEEMVRNPAKKPIVMITQNNRCIADLKVVDFLAVHMKARGIADQSVLLETIELANEFTGEKILPQYRMTALSGGQTRSLFIADAIRIGDAPILLLDEVENAGIAKERVISRIKEHRRAVILVTHDPLLALSTDRRIVMQNGAVREVIYPAGSEQALVRNLSDIDQYVSDIREKLRNGERFSDSPVIVSKAKVTA; encoded by the coding sequence ATGGAATCTCTCCAGAATTATATCATCACAATCCTGCCAGGCCGGAGCAGAGATGGCCAGGAGGAATTTTTTGACCGGATTGATATTCAGCCTGGTGACTCTGTATCCATTGTTGGATCAACCGGATCGGGCAAATCCGCTTTCATTAATGACATTGAAGTCCTGGCGCAGGGAGATACAGTCACCCGAAGAACTATCAGAATTAATGGTGCTGAACCACCGGAAGAGATGGTTCGAAATCCTGCAAAAAAGCCGATTGTTATGATTACTCAGAATAACCGGTGTATAGCAGATCTGAAAGTTGTCGATTTTCTCGCTGTTCACATGAAGGCCAGGGGAATTGCAGATCAGTCAGTTCTTCTTGAAACCATTGAACTTGCAAATGAGTTCACCGGTGAGAAGATTCTCCCGCAGTACCGAATGACGGCCCTGTCAGGAGGTCAGACCCGTTCGCTCTTTATCGCAGATGCCATTCGTATTGGTGACGCTCCCATTCTTCTTCTGGACGAAGTTGAGAATGCAGGTATTGCCAAGGAACGGGTTATCAGCCGGATCAAAGAACATCGTCGTGCTGTAATCCTGGTTACACATGATCCTCTGCTTGCTCTGAGCACTGACCGGAGAATTGTCATGCAAAATGGGGCAGTTCGTGAGGTTATTTACCCGGCAGGATCCGAACAGGCTCTTGTCAGAAATCTTTCAGATATTGATCAATATGTCTCTGATATCAGAGAAAAACTCAGGAACGGAGAGCGGTTTTCTGATTCACCGGTGATCGTTTCAAAAGCAAAGGTGACAGCATGA
- a CDS encoding sulfite exporter TauE/SafE family protein yields MIYLSPDLILAGIGSLFVGILSVLIGLGGGFILVPMYTLVFSLTPEIAVGTSITATICTTLSATLFQFDKVKEHLSIIFRIIIFSLPASILSSYSVQFLQGWALTGIFGLFLLIMAFRLTLWNEGTYVWLKILSSNRHQESEKNVRKKCITNRFLYSIGCLGGLVSGLTGISGGIIFVPALITRKIQIHEAVIISLASIIITSSGAAATSLCLGHVSLPFLFSTAIGVFLGAAIGVRLSPYFSPVTIRWMLGVSVGLMALIMIVKAVTPV; encoded by the coding sequence ATGATATATCTTTCACCAGATCTTATTCTTGCTGGAATCGGGTCACTATTTGTGGGAATTCTATCTGTACTCATCGGTCTTGGTGGCGGGTTTATCCTCGTTCCGATGTATACGCTGGTTTTTAGCCTTACTCCAGAAATCGCTGTTGGAACTAGTATTACAGCTACAATATGTACCACACTATCTGCAACTCTTTTTCAGTTTGATAAAGTAAAGGAGCATCTTTCAATCATTTTTCGAATAATTATATTTTCTCTTCCGGCATCTATTTTGAGTTCATATAGTGTTCAATTTTTACAAGGATGGGCATTAACTGGTATATTTGGGTTATTTCTTCTGATCATGGCATTCAGACTTACGCTCTGGAATGAAGGTACATATGTCTGGTTGAAGATTTTGTCAAGTAATCGGCATCAGGAATCAGAAAAAAATGTTCGAAAGAAGTGTATCACAAATCGCTTTCTGTATTCTATTGGATGTCTTGGGGGACTGGTTAGTGGTTTAACCGGGATTTCAGGAGGGATAATCTTCGTTCCTGCACTGATTACCAGAAAAATTCAGATCCATGAGGCGGTCATCATCTCCCTTGCATCTATCATAATAACCTCATCAGGAGCTGCTGCAACCAGTCTTTGTCTTGGTCACGTGAGTCTTCCTTTTCTCTTTAGTACTGCAATTGGAGTCTTTTTAGGTGCCGCAATCGGTGTTAGGTTATCTCCCTATTTTTCCCCCGTGACGATCAGATGGATGCTAGGTGTCTCGGTGGGACTAATGGCCCTGATAATGATAGTCAAGGCTGTGACTCCCGTTTAA
- a CDS encoding response regulator, which translates to MISILLVDDEPVLLDLGSFYLTQREHFTVDTASNGKEALERLEKRPYQIVVSDYDMPYMNGIELLREVKQRSPNQPFIIFTGKGREEIVIEALNLGADFYLQKGGDAKAQYTELAHKCRRAIERRQAQDQIRHLARLYSLLSRVNKAVYQIRSRDDLIKEVSHIAIDQGGFKAASVCMLHPISNLPEIVAYDTSPEILGKTTEPFISPDSVPTLHTLKEDRFHVCSDNRRYPHEEPYGRALCATGFLTSASFPLRVSDGLIGALTLHSDEADFFSEEEVLLMMEITESLSLAFELMAQEQEKEQVADRLNMMLSAIESDNDAFFIIDTKGTIQYANHAARLIVSDECKDFKSHQYNISSTGLLISREVSQLEHQVPEDIMTKHDTESYNPGKTKPVHPSLSVRSFDHDNCRYFLVHVKKETN; encoded by the coding sequence ATGATCTCTATCCTGCTCGTAGATGATGAACCCGTTCTGTTAGATCTAGGATCCTTCTACCTGACACAGCGTGAGCATTTTACCGTTGATACCGCATCAAATGGAAAAGAAGCCCTGGAACGGTTGGAAAAACGGCCATACCAGATCGTAGTATCGGATTACGACATGCCATACATGAACGGTATCGAACTGCTCAGGGAAGTAAAGCAACGGTCACCAAACCAGCCATTTATTATCTTTACCGGAAAGGGAAGGGAAGAGATAGTAATCGAAGCCCTGAATCTTGGTGCAGATTTTTATCTCCAAAAAGGGGGAGATGCAAAGGCTCAGTATACTGAACTTGCACACAAATGTCGAAGGGCAATCGAACGAAGACAGGCACAGGACCAGATACGACACCTTGCAAGGTTGTATTCGCTCCTTTCACGAGTCAATAAAGCAGTATACCAGATCAGATCACGTGATGATCTCATAAAGGAAGTCAGTCATATTGCTATTGATCAGGGAGGATTTAAGGCAGCATCTGTTTGTATGCTCCATCCCATATCCAACCTGCCCGAAATTGTTGCTTACGATACTTCACCGGAGATCCTGGGGAAGACAACAGAACCCTTCATAAGCCCGGACTCTGTTCCAACTCTGCATACTCTTAAAGAAGACCGATTTCATGTCTGTTCAGACAACAGACGTTATCCACATGAAGAACCGTATGGCCGTGCTCTTTGTGCAACAGGGTTTCTCACCAGTGCGTCATTTCCGCTCAGAGTTAGTGATGGATTAATCGGAGCACTCACACTGCATTCTGATGAGGCTGACTTTTTTAGTGAAGAAGAGGTGCTCCTCATGATGGAAATTACAGAAAGTCTATCACTGGCATTTGAACTCATGGCACAGGAACAGGAAAAAGAACAGGTTGCAGATAGACTGAACATGATGCTCAGTGCTATAGAGAGTGATAATGATGCATTCTTCATAATCGATACTAAGGGAACTATCCAATATGCAAATCATGCAGCACGACTGATTGTATCAGATGAGTGCAAAGATTTCAAATCACACCAATACAATATCTCCAGTACCGGTCTCTTGATTTCCAGGGAGGTTTCTCAGTTGGAACACCAGGTACCGGAAGATATCATGACAAAACATGATACTGAATCATATAATCCTGGAAAGACAAAACCGGTGCATCCAAGCCTTTCGGTAAGATCATTTGATCATGACAACTGTCGATATTTCCTTGTTCATGTGAAAAAGGAGACAAATTAA
- a CDS encoding two-CW domain-containing protein has protein sequence MKINCWEFKKCGRQPGGAKVKELGVCPATVESRVDGVNSGSQGGRACWAITGTLCGGKVQGTHAQKLGNCLNCEFYQIVQKEERPNFKTAGHILALIEKK, from the coding sequence ATGAAAATAAATTGTTGGGAATTTAAGAAATGTGGTCGTCAGCCTGGGGGCGCGAAGGTTAAAGAACTAGGTGTTTGTCCTGCTACTGTTGAGTCGCGGGTTGATGGAGTGAACAGTGGTTCACAAGGAGGTCGAGCGTGCTGGGCAATCACCGGAACGTTATGTGGGGGGAAGGTACAGGGTACCCATGCTCAAAAACTTGGTAACTGTCTGAATTGTGAATTTTACCAGATTGTACAAAAAGAAGAACGACCGAATTTTAAGACTGCTGGTCATATTCTGGCATTAATTGAAAAGAAGTAA
- a CDS encoding two-CW domain-containing protein — protein MSKQNCWEFKKCGRQPGGEKVKDLGVCPAAVESRTDRVNGGLNGGRSCWAITGTFCGGKVQGTHASKMGNCLNCDFYQIVQKEERPNFKTAGYILSLIRDEE, from the coding sequence ATGAGTAAACAAAACTGTTGGGAATTTAAGAAGTGTGGTCGTCAGCCCGGCGGAGAGAAAGTTAAGGATCTTGGTGTATGCCCTGCTGCGGTGGAATCACGTACTGACAGGGTTAACGGCGGATTAAACGGTGGCCGCTCCTGTTGGGCAATTACAGGAACGTTTTGTGGGGGGAAGGTACAGGGCACCCATGCATCCAAAATGGGTAACTGTCTGAATTGCGATTTCTACCAGATTGTACAAAAAGAAGAGAGACCGAATTTTAAGACTGCCGGCTATATTCTATCCCTCATTAGAGATGAAGAATAG
- a CDS encoding MarR family transcriptional regulator — MLETGEPLTQKDIIEKTRLPPRTVRYAIRRLKTNALLKERLSYIDARQSLYSIADLVRPVIMG, encoded by the coding sequence GTGCTTGAGACGGGTGAGCCTCTCACCCAGAAAGACATTATCGAAAAAACCAGACTGCCTCCGCGGACAGTGCGTTATGCAATCAGGCGTCTGAAAACCAATGCTTTGCTCAAAGAGCGTCTCAGTTACATAGACGCCAGGCAGAGTCTTTACAGTATTGCGGATCTCGTCCGTCCGGTGATCATGGGGTGA